The Paracoccus sp. MA genome contains a region encoding:
- a CDS encoding AAA family ATPase produces MTRHQTISAAARQARALELAGRHAMALLQGEPAGPLLAQLEDLSALGPVALLQIARRFGLSALDLDLFCLIAAPELGIEPAAALAAHPLAQHGRATPALCGMVLGPEAGPALSAAALLRQGALVEALPGHGFAQRLLAVPEAVASALIGAPVPDPALAPALSPCPAAPHPQAGALAEALLKARAENPAPILHLATADPAEAGALAAEAAAGLGLHLAALEPRLLPQDLDPARAAQLLNRDVVLTETAMLIPATPEGCLIADRLLGPCLLWGIDPHRTQRPRASLIPARAAPLPGSEMADARASHATGLAPDLPALIRARAAQGLEGLAQRIEPQARWDDLVLPPAQLQQLRQLAACRRHGPLVLDDWGFRAKSARGLALTALFSGPSGTGKTMAAEILARELCEDGGALALYRVDLAALTSKYIGETQKNIGRIFDAAEDAGAVLLFDEGEAIFARRSPEVKDSHDRHANSETSYLLQRLESYAGIAIVTTNLRAAVDDAFLRRFRAVIDFPFPDAAQRALIWRAVLPEALPRDAIDFDALARLAVTGGFIRSIALTAAWLAAESGGRLGMAHLERAARQEYMKLGKPLSEAELRGFR; encoded by the coding sequence CACGCCATGGCGCTGCTGCAAGGCGAACCGGCCGGGCCGCTGCTGGCGCAGCTCGAAGACCTCTCGGCCCTTGGGCCGGTGGCGCTCTTGCAGATCGCCCGGCGCTTCGGCCTGTCGGCGCTGGATCTCGACCTGTTCTGCCTGATCGCCGCGCCCGAGCTGGGCATCGAACCCGCCGCCGCCCTGGCCGCGCATCCGCTGGCCCAGCATGGCCGCGCCACCCCGGCGCTGTGCGGCATGGTGCTGGGACCCGAGGCCGGCCCGGCGCTCTCTGCCGCCGCGCTGTTGCGCCAGGGGGCACTGGTCGAGGCGCTGCCGGGCCATGGGTTTGCGCAGCGGCTGCTGGCGGTGCCCGAGGCGGTGGCCTCGGCCCTGATCGGCGCGCCGGTCCCCGATCCGGCGCTGGCCCCGGCGCTTTCACCCTGTCCTGCCGCGCCGCATCCGCAGGCGGGCGCGCTGGCCGAGGCGCTGCTGAAGGCGCGCGCGGAAAACCCGGCGCCGATCCTGCACCTGGCCACCGCCGACCCGGCCGAGGCCGGCGCGCTGGCCGCCGAGGCCGCGGCCGGGCTGGGCCTGCACCTGGCGGCGCTGGAGCCGCGGCTGCTGCCGCAGGACCTCGACCCGGCCCGCGCGGCGCAACTGCTCAACCGCGACGTGGTGCTGACCGAAACGGCCATGCTGATCCCCGCGACGCCCGAGGGCTGCCTGATCGCCGACCGGCTGCTGGGACCTTGCCTGCTCTGGGGCATCGACCCGCATCGCACGCAGCGGCCCCGCGCCAGCCTTATCCCGGCCCGCGCCGCCCCGCTGCCCGGCAGCGAAATGGCGGATGCGCGGGCCAGCCACGCCACCGGCCTGGCCCCCGACCTGCCGGCGCTGATCCGCGCCCGCGCCGCGCAGGGGCTTGAGGGGCTGGCGCAGCGCATCGAGCCGCAGGCGCGCTGGGACGACCTGGTCCTGCCGCCCGCCCAGCTTCAGCAATTGCGCCAGCTTGCCGCCTGCCGCCGCCATGGGCCGCTTGTGCTGGACGATTGGGGCTTTCGTGCCAAGTCGGCGCGCGGGCTGGCGCTGACCGCGCTGTTCAGCGGTCCCTCGGGCACCGGCAAGACCATGGCGGCCGAGATCCTGGCCCGCGAATTGTGCGAGGATGGCGGCGCGCTGGCGCTCTACCGCGTCGATCTGGCGGCGCTGACCTCGAAATATATCGGCGAGACGCAGAAGAACATCGGCCGCATCTTCGACGCCGCCGAAGATGCCGGGGCGGTGCTGCTTTTCGACGAGGGCGAGGCGATCTTCGCCCGCCGCTCGCCTGAGGTGAAGGACAGCCACGACCGCCATGCCAATTCCGAGACCTCCTATCTGCTGCAACGGCTGGAAAGCTATGCCGGCATCGCCATCGTGACCACGAACCTGCGCGCGGCGGTGGACGACGCCTTCCTGCGCCGCTTCCGCGCGGTGATCGACTTCCCCTTCCCCGACGCCGCGCAGCGCGCGCTGATCTGGCGCGCGGTGCTGCCCGAGGCGCTGCCGCGCGACGCCATCGACTTCGACGCGCTGGCCCGGCTGGCGGTCACCGGCGGCTTCATCCGCTCGATCGCGCTGACCGCCGCCTGGCTGGCCGCCGAAAGCGGCGGACGGCTGGGCATGGCGCATCTGGAGCGCGCGGCGCGGCAGGAATACATGAAGCTCGGCAAGCCGCTCTCCGAGGCGGAACTGCGGGGCTTCCGATGA